Proteins encoded within one genomic window of Ursus arctos isolate Adak ecotype North America unplaced genomic scaffold, UrsArc2.0 scaffold_7, whole genome shotgun sequence:
- the CCSAP gene encoding centriole, cilia and spindle-associated protein, which yields MSPGSGVKSEYMKRYREPRWDEYGPCYRELLHYRLGRRLLEQAHAPWLWDDWGPAGASDDSASSASSGAGGPAPQCAPASPPAEPAAREGPERRARGPAEERDAEAAEAEEARDAESVEEEVAAALPALPVKEIKEKPEQQIRTKETDKVPSSTEPRQQPSALFARGTRKTVKSPQRSSSKIKENKHPFALYGWGERQTATGSQKTHNVCASAPVHEIHESALRAKNRRQVEKRKLIAQRQRAHSVEVEKNRRIKPSPSENPWMTEYMRCYSARA from the exons ATGTCCCCGGGGAGCGGGGTGAAGAGTGAGTACATGAAGCGCTACCGGGAGCCGCGCTGGGACGAGTACGGGCCGTGCTACCGCGAGCTGCTGCACTACCGCCTGGGCCGCCGGCTGCTGGAGCAGGCGCACGCGCCCTGGCTCTGGGACGACTGGGGCCCGGCCGGCGCCTCGGACGACTCGGCGTCGTCGGCATCCTCCGGCGCCGGAGGCCCCGCGCCCCAGTGCGCCCCCGCCTCGCCGCCCGCGGAGCCCGCGGCGCGGGAGGGACCGGAACGGCGGGCGCGCGGGCCGGCGGAGGAGCGGGACGCGGAGGCGGCGGAGGCCGAGGAGGCCCGGGACGCGGAGAGCgtggaggaggaggtggctgCAGCTCTGCCAG cactgccagtgaaagagataaaagaaaaacctGAACAACAGATCCGAACAAAAGAGACTGACAAGGTGCCTAGCAGTACTGAACCTCGACAGCAACCAAGTGCCTTATTTGCGAGAGGAACTAGGAAAACAGTCAAAAGTCCTCAAAGATCATCAAGTAAGATAAAAGAGAACAAGCATCCGTTTGCCCTTTacgggtggggagagaggcagacggCGACGGGGAGCCAGAAAACTCACAACGTCTGCGCTTCCGCCCCGGTGCATGAG ATTCATGAATCAGCATTACGAGCCAAGAACAGAAGACaggtggaaaaaaggaaactgatCGCTCAGAGGCAGCGCGCTCACTCCGtagaggtggagaaaaacagaaggatcAAGCCTTCCCCCTCTGAGAACCCATGGATGACAGAGTATATGAGATGCTACTCAGCACGGGCTTAA